From a single Lolium rigidum isolate FL_2022 chromosome 7, APGP_CSIRO_Lrig_0.1, whole genome shotgun sequence genomic region:
- the LOC124669362 gene encoding glucan endo-1,3-beta-glucosidase-like: MKRKELIMNRFLIFAWFIVCAGGVRPLEKVESTTPIPTLSPPEGNTTFIDGVTWCVARPGVPQEDLQNALDWACGQGAADCSPLQPGGHCYQPNTLLLHASYAFNIFYQQNGNSDIACNFGGAGSITKRDPSFGACKFLASETSAASALTLRSTQMIGAAFLTVLQLRVLQAVY; encoded by the exons ATGAAGAGAAAGGAGCTGATCATGAACCGTTTTTTGATCTTTGCATGGTTCATTG TCTGCGCAGGAGGCGTCAGGCCGCTGGAGAAGGTGGAGTCGACCACGCCGATCCCTACCCTGTCTCCTCCCGAAGGAAACACAACGTTCATCGACGGCGTCACGTGGTGCGTCGCCCGACCTGGAGTCCCCCAGGAGGACCTCCAGAACGCACTGGACTGGGCGTGCGGACAGGGTGCCGCGGACTGCTCGCCGCTGCAGCCCGGCGGCCACTGCTACCAGCCCAACACGCTCCTGTTGCACGCCTCTTACGCCTTCAACATCTTCTACCAGCAGAACGGAAACTCCGACATCGCCTGCAACTTTGGCGGCGCTGGATCCATCACCAAGAGGGACCCAA GTTTCGGGGCATGCAAGTTCCTGGCATCTGA GACTTCTGCTGCTTCAGCGCTGACGTTGAGGAGCACGCAGATGATCGGCGCTGCGTTTCTGACCGTGCTTCAGCTGAGAGTTTTGCAAGCTGTGTACTGA
- the LOC124676043 gene encoding photosystem I reaction center subunit psaK, chloroplastic, with translation MASQLSAMTSVPQFHGLRTYSSPRSMAALPSLRKRSQGIRCDYIGSSTNLIMVTTTTLMLFAGRFGLAPSANRKATAGLKLEARESGLQTGDPAGFTLADTLACGSVGHILGVGIVLGLKNTGVLDQIIG, from the exons ATGGCTTCCCAGCTCTCCGCCATGACCTCCGTGCCGCAGTTCCACGGCCTCAGGACCTACTCCTCGCCCAGGTCCATGGCGGCGCTGCCGTCGTTGAGGAAGAGGTCCCAGGGCATCCGGTGCGACTACATCGGCTCTTCCACCAACCTT ATCatggtgacgacgacgacgctgatgctGTTCGCCGGGCGGTTCGGGCTGGCACCGTCGGCGAACCGGAAGGCGACGGCGGGGCTGAAGCTGGAGGCCCGCGAGTCCGGGCTGCAGACTGGCGACCCGGCCGGGTTCACGCTCGCCGACACGCTCGCGTGCGGCTCCGTCGGACACATCTTGGGCGTCGGCATCGTGCTCGGCCTCAAGAACACCGGCGTTCTCGACCAGATCATCGGCTAG
- the LOC124671849 gene encoding 187-kDa microtubule-associated protein AIR9-like yields the protein MVPIRSTTVALSPDAIQEVKYATKSADDSALDEYDRKVQEYSAALATYTPIRSDGVIGEEKISGPSDIIFPEQLQIETLSFKGNQVERETLTVVEQIPSNETQEHIWRNYKKEIKYQWFASNESGADLSFEPLATECSRSYRVQFEDIGRCLKCECFVIDVFGRSSESVSAVTSPILPGIPKIEKLEIEGRGFHTNLYAVQGTYSGGREGKSKIQWLRSMVGSPDLISIPGENGRMYEANVDDVGYRLVAIYTPVREDGVEGRPVSASTEPIAVEPEIYKEVKQKLDDGSVKFEVLCDKDRTPKKAQVMGHLERRILEANRKRIKVVKPGSKTSFPTTEARGTYTPPFHVELYRNDQHRFKIVVDGDNEVDLMVQTRHMRDLVILVIRGFAQKFNSTSLNSLLRIEA from the exons ATGGTGCCTATTCGATCGACGACCGTTGCCCTTTCCCCCGATGCTATTCAGGAGGTCAAGTATGcaaccaagagtgctgatgattCTGCTCTGGATgagtatgaccggaaggtccaggagtaTTCTGCCGCTCTTGCAAC GTATACCCCTATTCGTTCAGATGGGGTCATCGGCGAAGAAAAGATTTCTGGACCATCTGATATAATCTTTCCTG AGCAACTTCAAATTGAGACCCTCTCTTTCAAAGGAAATCAAGTCGAGAGGGAAACACTGACTGTAGTTGAACAAATTCCAAGCAATGAGACTCAAGAACATATATGGCGTAACTACAAGAAAGAAATAAAATATCAATG GTTTGCTTCAAATGAATCAGGAGCTGACCTGTCTTTTGAACCTTTGGCTACCGAGTGCTCTCGGTCATACAGAGTACAATTTGAGGATATTGGCCGATGCCTCAAATGTGAATGCTTTGTTATTGATGTATTTGGCCGATCCAGTGAATCAGTATCAGCTGTGACCTCCCCTATTTTACCAG GAATACCTAAAATTGAAAAACTGGAAATTGAAGGAAGAGGTTTCCACACCAACTTATATGCTGTTCAGGGTACCTATAGTGGAGGCAGAGAAGGCAAGAGCAAAATTCAGTGGCTTAGGTCAATGGTTGGAAGCCCTGATCTTATCTCCATACCTG GTGAAAATGGAAGGATGTATGAAGCAAATGTTGATGATGTAGGGTACAGACTTGTTGCAATTTACACACCTGTGAGAGAGGATGGAGTTGAGGGACGACCTGTTTCTGCTTCaacagagccgattgctgttg AGCCTGAAATTTACAAGGAAGTGAAACAGAAGCTTGACGATGGTTCTGTCAAGTTTGAG GTTTTGTGTGACAAGGACCGAACACCAAAAAAG GCGCAAGTGATGGGACATTTGGAGCGGAGAATTTTGGAAGCCAACAGAAAGAGGATCAAAGTTGTAAAGCCTGGATCCAAGACATCGTTTCCAACTACTGAAGCCCGAGGGACCTACACCCCTCCGTTCCAT GTTGAACTATACCGCAATGATCAACACCGTTTCAAGattgttgttgacggtgataatGAAGTTGACTTGATGGTGCAAACACGACATATGCGGGATCTTGTTATTCTGGTGATCAGGGGCTTTGCCCAAAAGTTCAACAGCACCTCCCTTAACTCACTTCTCAGGATAGAGGCATGA
- the LOC124669359 gene encoding pentatricopeptide repeat-containing protein At4g21065-like, with the protein MLQAIARAPSTHPAPRHCIALLRLHLASPSLAVAKQIHARALRAAGVPLSHPLLAKHLLFHLASLRAGAGAAPLRYAVAILTRLLPEPDPFSLNTVLRIAASSSSSRPRVALELHRRRLAPPDTHTYPPLLQACARLLSLRYGESLHAEATKNGLAALVFVKNSLVHLYGACGLFESAHRVFDEIPLLHRNLVSWNSVMNGFAANGRPNEVLTVFREMLDADLEPDGFTMVSVLTASAEIGALALGRRLHAYVAKAGLVGNTHVGNALIDLYAKCGGVGDARKVFEEMGPGRTVVSWTSLIVGLAGNGFGKDALELFGAMEREKLVPTEITMVGVLYACSHCGLVDDGFRYFNRMKEEYRIAPRIEHLGCMVDLLGRAGRVEEAYNYISTMPLQPNAVVWRTLLGACAMHKKLELGEAAWARLVELDPGHSGDYVLLSNLYAAVGRWADVHVLRKTMVAHGVRKNPGHSLVELRNNVYEFVMGDRSHPESDQIYQMLAQIAERLRHQGYVPHTSNVLADIEEEEKEAALNYHSERLAIAFSLLKSLPGTPIRIVKNLRVCGDCHSVIKKISKVYDREIIVRDRSRFHHFKGGECSCKDYW; encoded by the coding sequence ATGCTCCAAGCAATCGCTCGAGCACCTTCCACGCACCCGGCGCCGCGCCATTGCATcgcgctcctccgcctccacctcgcgTCCCCTTCCCTCGCCGTCGCCAAGCAGATCCACGCGCGCGCGCTCCGTGCCGCCGGCGTGCCCCTCTCCCACCCTCTCCTCGCCAAGcacctcctcttccacctcgcctccctccgcgccggcgccggcgccgccccgcTCCGCTACGCCGTCGCCATCCTCACCCGCCTCCTCCCGGAACCCGACCCCTTCTCCCTCAACACCGTGCTCCGcatcgccgcgtcctcctcctcgtcccgcCCCCGCGTCGCGCTcgagctccaccgccgccgcctcgcgccgcccGACACGCACACCTACCCGCCGCTGCTCCaggcctgcgcgcgcctcctctccctccGCTACGGGGAGAGCCTCCACGCCGAGGCCACCAAGAACGGCCTCGCGGCGCTCGTCTTCGTCAAGAACTCGCTCGTCCACCTCTACGGCGCGTGCGGCCTGTTCGAGAGCGCCCACAGGGTGTTCGACGAAATCCCGCTTCTGCACCGGAACCTCGTGTCCTGGAACTCCGTGATGAACGGGTTCGCGGCCAACGGGAGGCCCAACGAGGTGCTCACTGTCTTCCGGGAGATGCTGGATGCGGACCTCGAGCCGGATGGGTTCACCATGGTGAGCGTTTTAACCGCGTCCGCCGAGATCGGGGCGCTCGCTCTGGGCAGGAGGCTGCATGCGTACGTGGCCAAGGCCGGGTTAGTAGGGAACACGCATGTTGGCAATGCGCTGATTGATCTCTATGCCAAGTGCGGCGGAGTTGGGGATGCAAGGAAGGTGTTCGAGGAGATGGGGCCTGGAAGGACCGTGGTCTCGTGGACGTCGCTGATCGTGGGTTTGGCAGGGAATGGGTTTGGGAAGGATGCGCTCGAGCTGTTCGGTGCGATGGAGAGGGAGAAACTTGTCCCAACTGAAATCACTATGGTAGGAGTGCTGTATGCTTGCAGCCACTGTGGGCTGGTCGACGACGGGTTTCGATATTTTAATCGGATGAAGGAGGAGTACCGCATAGCACCGAGGATCGAGCATCTTGGATGCATGGTGGACCTGCTGGGGAGAGCTGGGAGAGTTGAGGAAGCGTACAACTATATCAGCACGATGCCGCTGCAGCCCAACGCTGTTGTGTGGCGGACCTTGCTAGGTGCTTGCGCTATGCACAAGAAGCTGGAGCTCGGGGAGGCTGCTTGGGCACGGCTGGTTGAGCTTGACCCTGGGCACAGCGGCGACTATGTGCTCCTCTCAAATCTGTATGCTGCTGTTGGGAGGTGGGCAGATGTCCATGTGCTTAGGAAGACAATGGTCGCCCATGGAGTCAGAAAGAACCCAGGGCATAGCCTTGTGGAGCTTCGCAACAATGTGTATGAGTTTGTTATGGGTGATAGATCGCATCCCGAGAGTGATCAGATATACCAAATGCTTGCTCAGATAGCTGAGAGATTGAGGCACCAAGGTTACGTCCCTCACACAAGCAATGTATTGGCAGATAtagaggaggaagagaaagagGCTGCCTTAAACTACCATAGTGAGAggctggccattgccttctccttGCTCAAGTCTCTTCCTGGCACTCCTATCAGGATAGTGAAGAATTTGAGGGTGTGTGGTGACTGCCATTCGGTAATTAAGAAAATATCTAAGGTGTATGATCGTGAAATCATTGTAAGGGACCGCAGTAGGTTCCACCATTTCAAAGGGGGAGAATGTTCATGTAAAGATTATTGGTAG